Proteins from one Embleya scabrispora genomic window:
- a CDS encoding arsenate reductase family protein, which produces MEIWLNPACSKCRAAVDVLDAEGASYTVRRYLEEPPSAAEIEAVLGRLGLEPWDITRLGEAVAGELGIAEWGREAGDRARWVAALAAHPVLIQRPIITADDGHAVVGRSPDAVRSVLGGGATFGGVSGK; this is translated from the coding sequence GTGGAGATCTGGCTCAATCCGGCGTGTTCGAAGTGTCGGGCCGCCGTGGACGTGTTGGACGCGGAAGGTGCCTCCTACACCGTGCGGCGGTATCTGGAGGAGCCGCCGTCCGCGGCGGAGATCGAGGCGGTACTCGGGCGGTTGGGGCTGGAGCCGTGGGACATCACCCGCCTCGGGGAGGCGGTCGCCGGGGAGCTCGGCATCGCCGAGTGGGGGCGCGAGGCCGGGGATCGGGCGCGTTGGGTCGCGGCGTTGGCGGCGCATCCGGTCTTGATCCAGCGGCCGATCATCACCGCCGACGACGGTCACGCGGTGGTGGGACGCAGCCCCGACGCGGTGCGGTCCGTTCTCGGGGGAGGGGCGACGTTCGGCGGGGTGAGTGGAAAATAG
- a CDS encoding Na+/H+ antiporter subunit A → MILSVASYFVVAAIAPWLVRLLGRNAFVVLAALPVATTGWALARAGSVFDGRALVESRAWIPRHGVSLAFRCDALALLMVFLAAGVGVLVLVYCARYFDDDEPGLGVFAGVLVAFAGAMIGLVTTDDLILLYVFWELTTVFSYLLIGHRSEHRGSRRAAMQALTITTFGGLAMLVGLILLGERAGTYRLSEILADPPGGPLVTTSIVLVLVGALAKSAIVPFGSWLPAAMAAPTPVSAYLHAAAMVKAGVYLIARLAPGFAELAPWRPIVLITGCATLLLAGWRALRENDLKRVLAYGTVSQLGLLTVVTGAGNRDAALAGIAILVAHALFKATLFLVVGIIDHGAGTRDLRRLSGLARAMPITCLVAVVAALSMAGLPPMAGFVAKEAVYEAFLHRGRADTVVLGALVAGSALTAGYSLRFVWGAFARKHGVPTTACAPLGGLLLAPALVLGASCLGLGFAARSLDHWISSYADLFPAGGTDYHLAVWHGPGIALYLSIAAVCLGIALFLAREPVTRVQLLTARVEPSRLYDLLVRGVDRGALQLTGTTQRGSMPVYVGVILLSLIALTAGAALGRLPLPLPDTPRWWDSAAQVVVALLVVSAALIAAGTRGRLPAVLLVGVTGYGCATLFVLQGAPDLALTQALVETVSLVVFLLVLRRLPSRFHDTTRPVRRAVHIVIAVLTGGVLASVAVSAFAARTRPPVSDVFAAAAEEAGGKEIVSVLLVDIRAWDTMGEIAVLAVAAIGVTSLIFVRRTRELPRLADRAPDAPPLPGGGDDTHPGHEPEPEPEPAGRLVAARTLAPGRRTVLFEVVARVAFPTVLVLSLYFLFSGHSTPGGGFAGGITAGLALLVRYLAGGRYELAEAAPLPAGRLLGTGLVVSAGAALIGLIVGGAPLRSTVLDADLPVFGGVHIATSVFFDIGVYLLVVGLVQDVLSALGAELDRRIEQTRDPDAERTVIV, encoded by the coding sequence ATGATCCTCTCGGTGGCCTCGTACTTCGTGGTCGCGGCGATCGCTCCGTGGCTGGTCCGCCTCCTCGGGCGCAACGCCTTCGTGGTGCTCGCCGCGCTGCCGGTCGCGACCACCGGCTGGGCGCTCGCCCGGGCCGGCTCGGTGTTCGACGGCCGCGCCTTGGTCGAGTCGCGGGCGTGGATTCCCCGGCACGGGGTTTCGCTGGCCTTCCGGTGCGATGCCCTGGCGCTGCTGATGGTCTTCCTCGCGGCGGGTGTGGGCGTACTCGTACTCGTCTATTGCGCGCGCTACTTCGACGACGACGAGCCGGGGCTCGGCGTGTTCGCCGGGGTCCTGGTCGCCTTCGCCGGCGCGATGATCGGGCTGGTCACCACCGACGACCTGATCCTGCTGTACGTGTTCTGGGAGTTGACCACGGTCTTCTCCTACCTCCTGATCGGCCACCGCAGCGAGCACCGGGGTTCGCGCCGGGCCGCGATGCAGGCGCTGACCATCACCACCTTCGGCGGCCTGGCGATGCTGGTCGGGCTGATCCTGCTCGGCGAGCGGGCCGGCACCTACCGGCTCTCCGAGATCCTGGCCGATCCGCCCGGCGGCCCGCTCGTGACCACCTCGATCGTGCTGGTCCTGGTCGGCGCGCTGGCCAAGTCGGCGATCGTGCCGTTCGGATCCTGGCTGCCCGCCGCCATGGCGGCGCCCACCCCGGTCAGCGCCTACCTGCACGCGGCCGCGATGGTCAAGGCCGGCGTGTACCTGATCGCCCGGCTCGCCCCGGGATTCGCCGAACTCGCGCCCTGGCGGCCGATCGTCCTGATCACCGGCTGCGCCACGCTGCTCCTGGCCGGGTGGCGCGCGCTGCGCGAGAACGACCTGAAACGCGTCCTCGCCTACGGCACGGTCAGCCAACTCGGCCTGCTCACCGTGGTCACCGGTGCCGGCAACCGGGACGCGGCGCTCGCCGGCATCGCGATACTGGTCGCACACGCCCTGTTCAAGGCCACCCTTTTCCTCGTGGTCGGCATCATCGACCACGGCGCCGGCACCCGCGACCTGCGCCGACTCTCCGGCCTGGCCCGCGCCATGCCGATCACCTGCCTGGTCGCGGTGGTCGCGGCGCTGTCCATGGCCGGACTGCCGCCGATGGCCGGGTTCGTCGCCAAGGAGGCGGTGTACGAGGCGTTCCTGCACCGGGGCCGGGCGGACACCGTCGTGCTCGGTGCCCTGGTCGCCGGATCGGCGCTGACCGCCGGCTACAGCCTGCGCTTCGTGTGGGGCGCGTTCGCCCGCAAGCACGGCGTGCCCACCACCGCGTGCGCGCCCCTGGGCGGACTGCTCCTCGCCCCGGCCCTGGTGCTCGGCGCGAGCTGCCTCGGGCTCGGCTTCGCGGCGCGCTCGCTCGACCACTGGATCTCCTCGTACGCCGACCTGTTCCCGGCCGGCGGCACCGACTACCACCTGGCCGTGTGGCACGGCCCCGGCATCGCGCTGTACCTGTCCATCGCCGCGGTCTGCCTGGGCATCGCGCTGTTCCTGGCCCGCGAGCCGGTGACGCGGGTACAACTGCTCACCGCGCGAGTCGAGCCCTCGCGGCTGTACGACCTGCTCGTGCGCGGCGTCGACCGGGGCGCGTTGCAACTGACCGGCACCACGCAGCGCGGCTCGATGCCGGTCTACGTCGGGGTGATCCTGCTCAGCCTGATCGCCCTCACCGCCGGCGCCGCGCTCGGCCGACTCCCGCTGCCCCTCCCGGACACGCCACGCTGGTGGGACTCGGCCGCGCAGGTCGTGGTCGCCCTCCTGGTCGTGTCCGCCGCGCTGATCGCCGCCGGCACCCGGGGCAGGCTGCCCGCCGTGCTGCTCGTCGGCGTCACCGGCTACGGCTGCGCGACGTTGTTCGTCCTCCAGGGCGCCCCCGACCTCGCGCTCACCCAGGCCCTGGTGGAGACGGTCAGCCTGGTGGTGTTCCTGCTGGTGCTGCGCCGACTGCCCAGCCGCTTCCACGACACCACCCGGCCCGTGCGCCGCGCCGTGCACATCGTGATCGCGGTGCTGACCGGCGGCGTGCTCGCGAGCGTCGCGGTGTCGGCGTTCGCCGCGCGGACCCGGCCCCCGGTGTCCGACGTGTTCGCCGCCGCGGCCGAGGAGGCCGGGGGCAAGGAGATCGTCAGCGTGCTGCTCGTGGACATCCGGGCCTGGGACACGATGGGCGAGATCGCGGTGCTCGCGGTCGCCGCGATCGGGGTGACCAGTCTGATCTTCGTGCGCCGGACCCGGGAGTTGCCCCGACTCGCCGACCGCGCCCCCGACGCGCCGCCGCTGCCCGGAGGCGGCGACGACACGCATCCGGGGCACGAACCCGAGCCGGAGCCCGAACCGGCAGGCCGACTCGTCGCCGCCCGCACGCTCGCCCCCGGGCGGCGCACGGTCCTGTTCGAGGTGGTCGCCCGGGTGGCCTTCCCGACCGTACTCGTGCTCTCCCTCTACTTCCTGTTCAGCGGCCACTCCACGCCGGGCGGCGGCTTCGCGGGCGGGATCACCGCCGGACTCGCGCTCCTGGTGCGCTACCTCGCGGGCGGCCGGTACGAGCTGGCCGAAGCCGCGCCGCTGCCCGCCGGGCGGCTCCTGGGCACCGGCCTGGTGGTCTCCGCCGGCGCCGCCCTGATCGGCCTGATCGTCGGCGGCGCGCCGCTGCGCAGCACCGTGCTCGACGCCGATCTGCCGGTGTTCGGCGGCGTGCACATCGCGACCTCCGTGTTCTTCGACATCGGCGTCTACCTCCTCGTGGTCGGCCTCGTGCAGGACGTACTGAGCGCATTGGGCGCGGAGTTGGACCGGCGCATCGAACAGACCCGCGACCCCGACGCCGAACGGACGGTGATCGTATGA
- a CDS encoding Na+/H+ antiporter subunit D: MNSLVPLPVLLPLFGAGLKLAIGGRLPRGQRVISVGVLTAVLGVAVALLVSADRNGPVVARMAGWPAPTGIVLVADRLSALMLGVSCAVTLGVLIYSIGQGRADADEATPLSVFHPTYLILVAGVADAFLAGDLFNLYVGFEVLLAASYVLLTVGGTAARVRAGAGYVVVGLLSSLVFLAAIAMVYAATGTVNLAQLAIRLPEVDPGVRLVLESILLIGFGVKAAVFPLSAWLPDAYPTAPAPVTAVFAGLLTKVGVYAIIRVQTLLFPDGRMRELLLVVAAATMIVGILGAIVQSDLNRLLSFTLISHIGYMVFGIALASAAGLAGAVFYAVHHITVQTSLFLVAGLIERRGGSTDLGRLGGLARMSPVLAVLFFVPAMNLGGIPPLSGFLGKWLLLRAGAEFGTVTSYVLIGAAVATSLLTLYAMARVWGQVFGGTSDHSGATAYSSGASLSGRDVAATTSVLPRAMTLATFALVAVGVAFTVWAGPLVALADRTGAELVGRTAYVDAVPLPGGVHRGGGR; this comes from the coding sequence ATGAATTCCCTGGTCCCGCTGCCCGTGCTGCTGCCGCTGTTCGGCGCGGGCCTCAAGCTGGCCATCGGCGGCCGGCTGCCGCGGGGCCAGCGGGTGATCAGCGTCGGCGTGTTGACCGCCGTACTCGGCGTGGCCGTCGCGCTGCTCGTGTCGGCCGACCGGAACGGTCCGGTGGTGGCGCGGATGGCCGGCTGGCCCGCGCCGACCGGCATCGTGCTGGTGGCGGACCGGCTCTCCGCGCTGATGCTGGGAGTCTCCTGCGCGGTCACCCTGGGCGTGCTGATCTACTCCATCGGCCAGGGACGCGCGGACGCGGACGAGGCCACGCCCCTGTCGGTGTTCCACCCCACCTACCTGATCCTGGTCGCCGGCGTGGCCGACGCGTTCCTGGCGGGCGACCTGTTCAACCTGTACGTGGGCTTCGAGGTGCTGCTCGCGGCCAGCTACGTGTTGTTGACCGTCGGCGGCACCGCCGCGCGGGTGCGCGCGGGCGCCGGCTATGTGGTGGTGGGCCTGCTGTCCTCGCTGGTGTTCCTGGCCGCGATCGCGATGGTGTACGCGGCCACGGGCACGGTCAATCTGGCCCAGCTGGCGATCCGGCTGCCCGAGGTGGACCCCGGGGTGCGGCTGGTCCTGGAATCGATACTGCTGATCGGATTCGGGGTCAAGGCGGCGGTGTTCCCGCTGTCCGCGTGGTTGCCCGACGCGTACCCGACCGCTCCCGCGCCGGTCACCGCGGTGTTCGCCGGACTGCTGACCAAGGTCGGGGTGTACGCGATCATCCGGGTGCAGACGCTGCTGTTCCCGGACGGGCGGATGCGCGAACTGCTGCTCGTGGTCGCCGCGGCGACGATGATCGTGGGCATCCTGGGCGCGATCGTGCAGAGCGACCTGAACCGGTTGTTGTCGTTCACGCTGATCAGCCACATCGGCTACATGGTGTTCGGGATCGCCCTCGCCAGTGCCGCGGGCCTGGCCGGGGCGGTGTTCTACGCGGTTCACCACATCACCGTGCAGACCTCGCTGTTCCTGGTCGCCGGGCTGATCGAGCGGCGCGGCGGAAGCACCGACCTGGGCCGGCTCGGCGGTCTGGCCCGGATGTCACCGGTGCTCGCGGTGTTGTTCTTCGTGCCCGCGATGAACCTCGGCGGGATTCCGCCGCTGTCCGGATTCCTGGGCAAGTGGCTGCTGTTGCGCGCGGGCGCGGAGTTCGGCACGGTCACTTCGTACGTGCTGATCGGCGCGGCGGTGGCGACCAGCCTGCTCACGCTGTACGCGATGGCCCGGGTGTGGGGGCAGGTGTTCGGCGGAACGAGCGACCACTCGGGGGCGACCGCCTACTCCTCGGGCGCGAGCCTGAGCGGGCGCGACGTCGCGGCGACCACGAGTGTGCTGCCGCGCGCGATGACGCTGGCGACGTTTGCGCTGGTCGCGGTGGGGGTGGCCTTCACCGTGTGGGCCGGCCCGCTGGTCGCGCTGGCCGATCGTACGGGGGCCGAACTGGTCGGCCGCACCGCCTATGTCGACGCCGTCCCGCTGCCGGGCGGCGTGCACCGCGGCGGAGGCCGATGA
- a CDS encoding monovalent cation/H+ antiporter complex subunit F: MNPLVGGAVLVLLGSAALMALIRLVRGPSTLDRAVAVDMLLAVMLAAIAAEATLNRHTTTVPVLLALALVGFLGSVSIVRFSARERNRRARG; the protein is encoded by the coding sequence ATGAATCCACTCGTCGGCGGCGCCGTGCTCGTGCTGCTCGGCTCGGCCGCGCTGATGGCGCTGATCCGATTGGTGCGCGGGCCGTCCACGCTGGACCGGGCGGTGGCGGTGGACATGCTGCTCGCGGTGATGTTGGCCGCGATCGCGGCCGAGGCAACGCTGAACCGGCACACCACCACCGTCCCGGTGCTGCTCGCGCTCGCCCTGGTCGGCTTCCTGGGCTCGGTGTCGATCGTGCGCTTCTCCGCCCGGGAGAGGAACCGACGTGCGCGTGGGTGA
- a CDS encoding NUDIX domain-containing protein, whose product MAADRSRDRPAGPSVSCVFVCHDGVGRVLLARRAAAARDEPGTWDTGAGALEWGETFEEAVTREVREEYGTEPLSIEPLGARNVLRGDPIASHWVAVVFAVRVDPQRAIIGEPHKFDALAWFSPDAPPTPLHSQCPATLALFRTHSASAGSAR is encoded by the coding sequence ATGGCCGCCGACCGGAGCCGGGACCGGCCCGCCGGGCCCTCGGTGTCCTGCGTCTTCGTCTGCCACGACGGCGTCGGGCGGGTGCTGTTGGCCCGCCGGGCGGCCGCCGCCCGGGACGAGCCGGGCACGTGGGACACCGGCGCCGGCGCGCTGGAGTGGGGCGAGACGTTCGAGGAGGCGGTCACCCGCGAGGTGCGCGAGGAGTACGGCACCGAGCCGCTGTCCATCGAGCCGCTGGGCGCCCGCAACGTCCTGCGCGGCGACCCGATCGCGTCGCACTGGGTCGCGGTCGTCTTCGCGGTCCGCGTCGACCCGCAGCGGGCGATCATCGGCGAACCCCACAAGTTCGACGCCCTGGCCTGGTTCTCCCCCGACGCCCCGCCCACCCCCCTGCACTCCCAGTGCCCGGCCACCCTCGCCCTCTTCCGCACCCACTCCGCCTCGGCCGGATCGGCGCGGTAA
- a CDS encoding Na+/H+ antiporter subunit E has translation MNAGRVDAVRRRRIPPLLVLWLTAVWVALWGTLTVANVLTGVVSAVLMLVLLPLSPARDRLAFRPWGLVRFVLRFVLDLVVSSLRVAWQALWPGRLPRNSVLAVELAPRSDLLLTLTVLALNVLPGSIVIEIGRGRQTTLFIHALGADTPAAVAAARRAVVRLAARVVGAFGTRADRAGLEDPSLSARTPEEHP, from the coding sequence ATGAACGCCGGCCGGGTCGACGCCGTGCGCCGGCGGCGTATCCCACCGCTGCTCGTGCTGTGGCTGACCGCCGTGTGGGTGGCGCTGTGGGGCACCCTGACGGTGGCCAACGTGCTCACCGGGGTGGTGTCCGCGGTGCTCATGCTCGTTCTGCTGCCGCTGTCGCCGGCGCGGGATCGACTCGCCTTCCGGCCCTGGGGGTTGGTGCGCTTCGTGCTGCGCTTCGTGCTCGACCTCGTGGTGTCCTCGCTGCGGGTCGCGTGGCAGGCGCTGTGGCCGGGGAGGTTGCCGCGCAATTCGGTGCTCGCGGTGGAACTGGCGCCGCGCTCCGACCTGTTGCTCACCCTCACCGTGCTGGCCCTGAACGTGCTGCCGGGCAGCATCGTGATCGAGATCGGTCGGGGCCGGCAGACCACGCTGTTCATCCACGCGCTCGGCGCCGACACACCGGCGGCGGTGGCGGCGGCCCGCCGCGCGGTGGTGCGGTTGGCGGCCCGGGTGGTCGGCGCGTTCGGGACCCGCGCGGACCGCGCCGGCCTGGAGGATCCGTCCCTGTCCGCTCGAACTCCCGAGGAGCACCCATGA
- a CDS encoding Na(+)/H(+) antiporter subunit C, which produces MKSPTLILVLTAAVLVGVGVYLILERSLTRVLLGVVLIGNGANLIVLCGGGRAGGAPVIGVTPPGRMNDPLPQAMVLTAIVITLAVTAFVLSMAHRHWELTGTDEIQDDAEDLRVVRRAERGDLRAEHRRLRRELREQTAARRAVVRRLAVEARAGYAAECRRLGVDERGHGGRPEEQRIARERRAELRLRLRGIESEHRVQQRELRSRFRAARRELNRQARAERAAVARADGVVDAVPDTEFPRGATAIGSGHGATAFRAGGGGDQVGNEPLR; this is translated from the coding sequence ATGAAAAGCCCCACCCTGATCCTGGTGCTCACCGCGGCGGTCCTGGTCGGCGTCGGGGTGTACCTGATCCTCGAACGCAGCCTCACCCGCGTACTCCTCGGCGTGGTGCTGATCGGCAACGGAGCCAACCTGATCGTGCTCTGCGGCGGCGGCCGCGCGGGCGGCGCGCCGGTGATCGGCGTGACGCCCCCGGGCCGGATGAACGACCCGCTGCCGCAGGCGATGGTGCTGACCGCGATCGTGATCACCCTCGCGGTGACCGCGTTCGTGTTGTCGATGGCGCATCGGCACTGGGAGTTGACCGGGACCGACGAGATCCAGGACGACGCCGAGGACCTGCGCGTGGTGCGCCGCGCCGAACGCGGCGACCTGCGGGCCGAACACCGGCGACTGCGGCGCGAGTTGCGCGAGCAGACGGCGGCGCGGCGGGCGGTGGTGCGCAGGCTCGCGGTCGAGGCGCGGGCCGGCTACGCGGCCGAGTGCCGGCGGCTCGGCGTGGACGAGCGCGGGCACGGCGGGCGGCCCGAGGAGCAGCGGATCGCCCGCGAGCGGCGCGCCGAGCTGCGCCTGCGGCTGCGGGGGATCGAGTCCGAACACCGGGTCCAGCAGCGCGAGTTGCGCAGCCGCTTCCGGGCCGCGCGGCGCGAGTTGAACCGGCAGGCGCGGGCCGAGCGGGCGGCCGTGGCGCGGGCGGACGGCGTGGTGGACGCGGTGCCGGACACCGAGTTTCCGCGCGGGGCCACCGCGATCGGGTCCGGCCACGGTGCGACGGCGTTCCGGGCGGGCGGGGGCGGCGACCAGGTCGGGAACGAGCCGCTCCGATGA
- a CDS encoding cation:proton antiporter produces MRVGEFADGAAVGCLLAGCALAFVAGVGLLRFPDTLSRMHTVAKPQVLGLLLVTLGLGLRLRSGIDVGMLVMVAFFQLTTVPVATHLVGHAVYRLPHLPTGDLVVDELADHPDPAG; encoded by the coding sequence GTGCGCGTGGGTGAGTTCGCCGACGGCGCGGCGGTGGGCTGCCTGCTCGCGGGCTGCGCGCTCGCCTTCGTCGCGGGAGTGGGCCTGTTGCGCTTCCCGGACACCCTGTCGCGGATGCACACCGTGGCCAAGCCGCAGGTGCTCGGGCTGCTCCTGGTCACCCTCGGACTCGGCCTGCGGCTGCGCAGCGGGATCGACGTCGGGATGCTGGTGATGGTGGCGTTCTTCCAACTGACCACGGTCCCGGTGGCCACCCACCTGGTGGGCCACGCGGTATACCGCCTGCCGCACCTGCCGACGGGCGACCTCGTCGTCGACGAACTGGCGGACCACCCCGACCCGGCGGGTTGA
- a CDS encoding DUF6603 domain-containing protein, whose product MDRADVHEAFSRHDPGGVELALDKVGLLPGFGALAPGRLLRVDGDRADPDALWIEGRAQLVFGDEPLPVRLEFLCPDGPVKGVGLAVRLPDTPLHDVAAAYGFDVPAMSAPPLTGLRVSADRDTFAVAFDGLDGDGGILASAVDRLLVVPCGGGLVLVTPTGVAADRLADVGITARRPLSAGAWFAVPGGEVVPIRRPVRRVPDPGGARDGLGRPRYITHPADEDAASAPPPAYAVPTADGFAVLGRNARASGPGGGRGFRLTGPLDGRHALEVHWSAPPLTVRGVLQAGPAEAPYRAVVGGLLTFGFGAGEGRRGLYGMGTGAVVFPASGSGAQVSMFGFAALGATPGVGIPAFRLTSVAAGFGWNSRIRIPDLDNVHTFPFVQALRDPAAIGGDATNPVEILDTLTRGSDPWITPSAGNVWAAGGIGFTIAELIDGTALVLVQTGEDLTLALTGTASTSFPKSGRAYARIEAGIRIVVKPTSGEFLLATALGPDSFVIDPNCKLRGGASLQIWYGDHPHAGDFVFSAGGYHHAYDVPAYYPDLPRIGYDWALGGNVTVTGDAYFALTPRAAMAGGMLDVRYKSGIISAWCTAKADALIEWNPFYIDLGMSLGIGVRGSVKIVFVRITVTIEVGVELGVWGPQTGGEAKVKVWFVSFTIRFGAGRRDTASELDWAQTRAMLPQAGARARLRPGDGLLTEGTADDPWSGPWLVDPAGFTFGTDTQVPLTEIRLKTADADIVERGHEFGVWPMGVDSLSTTERVSVTLRGETVDLARWARRTHMTALPPQLWNRDDPAAGDAELDRHLTGVTLTSPGPKYSPSTGYFGENTFAYDPMRPDGVAPLSESDAPHIPRPTRPGGVIELIGATADDDTRRTARGRVYELLGALGIDTAGAAVDLPGHAAGVPATYTADPMLVRAGAASGEGRQD is encoded by the coding sequence ATGGACAGAGCAGACGTTCACGAGGCTTTTTCCCGGCATGACCCCGGCGGCGTGGAACTGGCCCTGGACAAGGTCGGTCTCCTGCCCGGCTTCGGCGCGTTGGCGCCCGGCCGACTGTTACGGGTCGACGGCGACCGCGCCGATCCCGACGCACTGTGGATCGAGGGGCGGGCCCAGCTCGTCTTCGGCGACGAACCACTGCCGGTGCGCCTGGAGTTCCTGTGCCCCGACGGTCCGGTCAAGGGCGTGGGCCTGGCTGTTCGTCTGCCGGATACCCCGCTCCACGACGTCGCCGCCGCGTACGGCTTCGACGTTCCCGCGATGTCGGCGCCACCGCTCACCGGACTCCGGGTGAGCGCCGACCGGGACACGTTCGCCGTGGCCTTCGACGGGCTCGACGGCGACGGCGGCATCCTCGCCTCCGCCGTGGACCGGCTGCTGGTCGTGCCCTGCGGCGGGGGACTCGTCCTGGTGACTCCCACGGGGGTTGCCGCCGACCGGCTCGCGGACGTCGGGATCACCGCACGGCGGCCGTTGTCGGCCGGGGCGTGGTTCGCCGTCCCCGGCGGCGAGGTGGTGCCGATCCGCCGCCCCGTCCGCCGTGTCCCGGACCCGGGCGGCGCCAGGGACGGTCTCGGTCGCCCGCGCTACATCACACACCCCGCGGACGAGGACGCGGCGTCTGCCCCGCCGCCCGCCTACGCCGTGCCTACCGCCGACGGCTTCGCCGTCCTCGGCCGGAACGCCCGCGCGAGCGGCCCCGGAGGAGGCAGGGGTTTCCGGCTGACCGGCCCGCTCGACGGCCGGCACGCACTCGAAGTGCACTGGTCCGCGCCGCCGTTGACGGTACGCGGCGTGCTGCAGGCGGGCCCGGCCGAGGCGCCGTACCGGGCCGTGGTCGGCGGCCTGCTGACATTCGGCTTCGGTGCCGGCGAAGGCAGGCGCGGCCTGTACGGCATGGGAACCGGCGCCGTCGTGTTCCCGGCGTCCGGATCCGGTGCCCAGGTGTCCATGTTCGGGTTCGCCGCGCTCGGCGCCACACCCGGCGTCGGCATCCCGGCGTTTCGGCTGACGTCCGTCGCCGCCGGGTTCGGGTGGAACAGCCGGATCCGCATCCCCGACCTCGACAACGTGCACACATTCCCGTTCGTGCAGGCGCTGAGGGATCCCGCCGCCATCGGCGGCGACGCAACGAATCCGGTCGAGATCCTCGACACCCTCACCCGCGGCTCCGACCCGTGGATCACGCCGTCCGCCGGGAACGTGTGGGCGGCGGGCGGCATCGGGTTCACCATCGCCGAGTTGATCGACGGAACCGCCCTCGTCCTGGTGCAGACCGGCGAGGACCTGACCCTCGCGCTGACCGGCACGGCCTCGACGTCCTTCCCGAAATCGGGACGCGCCTACGCGCGCATCGAGGCCGGGATCCGGATCGTCGTCAAGCCGACCTCCGGCGAGTTCCTCCTCGCGACCGCGCTCGGCCCCGACTCGTTCGTGATCGACCCGAACTGCAAGCTCCGCGGCGGCGCGAGCCTGCAGATCTGGTACGGCGACCATCCGCACGCGGGCGACTTCGTCTTCAGCGCCGGCGGATACCATCACGCGTACGACGTTCCGGCGTACTACCCCGATCTCCCGCGCATCGGATACGACTGGGCGCTCGGCGGCAACGTCACCGTCACCGGCGACGCCTACTTCGCCCTCACCCCGCGTGCCGCGATGGCCGGCGGCATGCTCGACGTGCGGTACAAGTCCGGGATCATCTCCGCCTGGTGCACGGCCAAGGCGGATGCCCTCATCGAGTGGAACCCCTTCTACATCGACCTGGGGATGTCGCTCGGCATCGGTGTCCGCGGCTCGGTGAAGATCGTCTTCGTCCGGATCACCGTGACCATCGAGGTGGGCGTCGAGCTGGGCGTCTGGGGGCCGCAGACCGGCGGCGAGGCCAAGGTGAAGGTGTGGTTCGTGTCCTTCACCATCCGGTTCGGCGCCGGGCGGCGCGACACGGCATCCGAACTGGACTGGGCCCAGACCCGGGCGATGCTGCCGCAGGCGGGGGCCCGGGCCCGGCTCCGCCCCGGGGACGGTCTGCTGACGGAGGGCACGGCCGACGATCCGTGGTCCGGTCCGTGGCTGGTCGACCCGGCCGGGTTCACCTTCGGCACCGACACGCAAGTCCCGCTCACCGAGATCAGGCTGAAGACGGCCGACGCCGACATCGTCGAACGAGGCCACGAGTTCGGCGTATGGCCCATGGGCGTCGACTCCCTCAGCACCACCGAGCGGGTGTCCGTCACCCTGCGCGGGGAGACCGTCGACCTCGCGCGATGGGCACGACGCACCCACATGACCGCGCTGCCACCGCAGTTGTGGAACCGCGACGACCCCGCGGCAGGCGACGCGGAACTCGATCGCCACCTCACCGGCGTCACACTCACGTCCCCGGGGCCGAAATACAGCCCGTCGACCGGCTACTTCGGCGAGAACACGTTCGCGTACGACCCGATGCGCCCGGACGGCGTCGCCCCGCTCAGCGAAAGCGACGCACCCCACATCCCTCGGCCGACGCGTCCCGGAGGCGTCATCGAGCTGATCGGCGCCACGGCCGACGACGACACACGCCGTACCGCCCGAGGCAGGGTGTACGAACTGCTCGGCGCACTCGGCATCGACACCGCGGGCGCCGCGGTCGACCTGCCCGGCCACGCGGCCGGAGTACCCGCCACATACACCGCCGACCCGATGCTCGTGCGCGCCGGCGCCGCGTCGGGCGAGGGGAGGCAGGACTGA